The Candidatus Methylacidiphilales bacterium genome includes a window with the following:
- a CDS encoding deoxyhypusine synthase family protein, translated as MPTSASITQFIQHHFRHFNAAALKEAAISYIHHLDQGGMMFLTLAGAMSTAELGLSLAEMIRQNKVHAICCTGANLEEDVFNLVAHHHYKRIPHYRDLTPQDEQTLLEQHLNRVTDTCIPEIEAMRRIETAMLEEWQRADQAGERFFPHEFFYRILLSGVLEKHYQIDPKDSWVHAAAQKNLPLFVPGWEDSTLGNMYAAHVISGNIRNVHTIRTGIEYMIALADWYTTHAHPLHPDNPDVGNIGFFQIGGGIAGDFPICVVPMLHQDLGRTGIPLWGYFCQISDSTTSYGSYSGAVPNEKITWGKLSVHTPKHIIESDATIVAPLIFALVLGW; from the coding sequence GCCGCCATCTCTTACATCCACCACCTGGATCAAGGAGGAATGATGTTCCTCACCCTCGCAGGAGCAATGTCCACAGCAGAGCTTGGCCTCTCCTTAGCCGAAATGATCCGACAAAATAAAGTTCACGCTATCTGCTGCACCGGCGCTAATCTTGAAGAAGACGTCTTCAACCTAGTCGCCCATCACCATTACAAAAGAATTCCCCACTATCGAGATTTAACCCCCCAAGATGAACAAACCCTCCTCGAACAACACCTTAACCGCGTCACCGACACCTGCATCCCAGAAATAGAAGCAATGCGTCGCATCGAAACTGCCATGCTCGAAGAATGGCAACGAGCAGACCAAGCCGGAGAGCGCTTCTTTCCCCACGAGTTTTTTTACCGCATCCTCCTCTCCGGAGTTCTCGAAAAACATTACCAGATCGACCCCAAAGACTCATGGGTCCATGCAGCCGCGCAGAAAAACCTGCCTCTCTTTGTCCCCGGCTGGGAAGACTCGACCCTAGGTAACATGTATGCCGCACACGTCATCAGCGGCAATATCCGCAACGTCCACACCATCCGCACAGGCATCGAATACATGATCGCACTCGCAGATTGGTATACCACCCACGCTCACCCCTTACACCCCGACAACCCAGATGTCGGCAACATCGGCTTTTTCCAAATCGGCGGCGGAATCGCGGGTGATTTCCCAATTTGCGTCGTCCCCATGCTTCACCAAGACCTAGGCCGCACAGGCATCCCCCTCTGGGGTTACTTCTGCCAAATCAGTGACTCGACCACCTCATACGGCTCCTATTCCGGAGCTGTCCCAAACGAAAAGATCACATGGGGTAAGCTATCCGTCCACACCCCTAAGCACATCATAGAATCTGACGCAACAATCGTTGCGCCCCTGATATTTGCCCTAGTCCTTGGCTGGTAA
- a CDS encoding OmpA family protein, with protein sequence MSESTAIVPRPRMPLSMDIYDFDNPHISELDRQIRRYSIIAILFSILFHALAVVFLIVTQIHSIQTIDDYDRPERPIIVQRREIPPPPPLQPKNDTPGIPSETPTQSNVGRILQAPPQLSTPKIPVETNISINQPRYSIPEVSISQDVIASLPSAPTPLESSPFIPSSEAIREALTSARAGITQEGDETLAAIARALGDDTNRALLGPSGTGLNSGVGTSTIPGFDEIRSSLSTQSSVPPGYAEPVTMTLPSDILFDFNSAELRPSAIPILEKAREILLRFPNALVDIHGHTDTFGTDEYNMTLSQLRADTVASWLRNALRNPNYKFRTKGFGKTQPKVNPRGSQQQQEPNRRVEILIYAELPKTPSQAQPSLIPTITTPNPTNPPNPPLPPTHSLITPATTPPTSDNSIPTAPAIPVGTPIPEDAENATPAPANKP encoded by the coding sequence ATGAGTGAATCCACAGCCATAGTCCCGCGACCGAGAATGCCCCTGTCGATGGATATCTATGACTTCGATAACCCACATATCAGCGAGCTCGATAGACAAATTCGCCGTTATTCAATAATTGCCATTTTATTCTCGATCCTTTTCCACGCCCTAGCAGTGGTCTTTCTAATCGTTACTCAAATCCATTCCATACAGACTATCGATGACTACGACCGTCCAGAGCGCCCCATCATAGTCCAACGTAGAGAAATACCTCCTCCCCCTCCGTTACAACCCAAAAACGACACCCCAGGTATCCCCTCCGAGACCCCCACTCAATCGAATGTAGGACGCATTCTTCAAGCCCCACCTCAGCTTTCTACGCCCAAAATCCCTGTCGAAACAAACATTTCGATTAATCAACCTCGCTACTCCATCCCAGAAGTCTCCATCAGCCAAGATGTCATCGCTTCACTACCTTCAGCTCCTACCCCTCTTGAATCAAGCCCCTTCATCCCCTCCTCGGAAGCCATCCGCGAAGCCCTCACGAGCGCACGCGCAGGGATTACTCAAGAAGGAGACGAAACTCTAGCCGCCATCGCTCGCGCCCTCGGAGATGATACAAACCGCGCCTTACTCGGTCCATCCGGCACAGGCTTAAATTCCGGTGTAGGCACCTCGACAATCCCAGGCTTCGATGAAATCCGCTCTAGCCTTTCCACCCAATCCAGCGTTCCTCCAGGCTACGCCGAGCCCGTTACCATGACGCTTCCCAGCGACATCCTCTTTGACTTCAACTCAGCCGAGCTCCGCCCCAGTGCCATCCCCATTCTCGAAAAAGCCAGAGAAATCCTCCTCCGCTTCCCCAATGCTTTAGTGGATATTCATGGCCATACAGATACTTTCGGCACGGACGAATACAACATGACCCTATCCCAACTCCGCGCCGACACCGTCGCCAGCTGGCTCCGCAACGCCCTTCGCAATCCCAATTACAAATTCCGCACTAAAGGATTCGGCAAGACCCAACCCAAAGTCAACCCCCGCGGAAGCCAACAACAACAAGAACCCAATCGCCGCGTCGAAATCCTCATCTACGCAGAACTCCCCAAGACACCCAGCCAAGCCCAACCTTCCCTCATTCCCACTATCACAACCCCAAACCCGACCAACCCGCCCAATCCCCCCCTACCACCCACCCACTCCCTCATCACACCCGCCACTACGCCTCCCACTTCCGACAACAGCATCCCTACTGCCCCCGCAATCCCCGTCGGCACACCCATTCCCGAGGATGCCGAGAACGCAACCCCCGCTCCTGCCAACAAGCCTTAA
- the ilvN gene encoding acetolactate synthase small subunit, translating to MRHTISVLVENRFGVLTRVAGLFSGRGYNIDSLNVAPIHDEKTSRMTIVVRGDDKTLDQVVLQLKKLIDVIEVHDFREGDSIDRELVLIKVKTPAELRAEVIEFANIFRAKIVDVQLDSLTIEITGDEAKVNKFITLMEPFGILDLSRTGKIALPRA from the coding sequence ATGCGTCATACGATTTCAGTTCTTGTTGAGAATCGCTTTGGAGTGCTTACACGTGTCGCTGGGCTGTTTAGTGGTCGCGGTTACAATATCGATAGCCTGAATGTTGCGCCAATCCACGATGAGAAGACGTCACGTATGACAATCGTGGTGAGAGGCGATGATAAGACGCTGGATCAGGTGGTGTTGCAACTTAAGAAATTGATAGATGTGATCGAGGTGCACGATTTTCGCGAGGGGGATTCGATTGATCGGGAGCTGGTGTTGATCAAGGTGAAGACGCCGGCTGAACTGCGGGCAGAGGTGATTGAGTTTGCAAACATTTTTCGGGCTAAGATTGTGGATGTGCAGCTCGATTCGCTCACGATAGAAATTACGGGGGATGAGGCGAAAGTTAATAAGTTCATTACGTTAATGGAGCCATTTGGGATCCTCGACTTATCGCGAACGGGGAAGATTGCGCTTCCGAGGGCTTAG
- a CDS encoding glycosyltransferase family 39 protein gives MIPETIMPRTYRKRVTLLLFAALFFRFWLGQTFELSEAEAYAWLKGKNWDWGYWDQGAGVPWLAAIGSALFGDTELGLRCITAALYASMGFILFLTARLWYNPQNAFYCVLLYLITPLYAWKTILLNEASVSLALMALALYGIAFLLHIPTWRGAILAGLACAGGIMVAWSNLTWILGLGLYYWVNRRSDRPIPRRRMLLTAAITLVGFLPALVWHYQMGLFKERTLFFIEIATRLHTQFELSRLVEFFIRQFWLLGPALSMALILAIVFIRRAHTTQHITTLLLCFSLPGFLLAIFRYALGNPHPYWEMVFYYPTMIVAVSVWAHLTQGNRVWRFVLLAVLVATAFQSLYGIVGRKENIFGPIERRCVEVQSWQGFADQIQRINEHIGATFIITDDAYVAASLTFYLRDATTTYLTPERARENQYQFWPSFDDHVNYDALLIFTRDTGPSPDLAAQFRSVEPLPLEDVPDTFPHTWRYFIGRGFSQTAYAADEERDTSSRKKHRPHPSHDEPLPAEFTPAPPDKPLDDLPPLLHAPESSGAATSRQSESFKTRKKE, from the coding sequence ATGATTCCAGAGACTATCATGCCTCGCACCTACCGCAAACGGGTGACACTTCTTCTTTTTGCAGCGTTGTTTTTTCGATTTTGGCTTGGGCAGACGTTTGAATTGAGTGAGGCCGAGGCATATGCGTGGCTGAAGGGCAAAAATTGGGATTGGGGATATTGGGATCAGGGTGCGGGTGTGCCATGGCTTGCGGCCATTGGTAGTGCACTTTTTGGGGATACAGAGCTTGGGCTGCGATGCATTACTGCAGCTTTGTATGCCTCTATGGGGTTTATCCTCTTCCTCACTGCTCGGCTGTGGTATAACCCACAAAACGCTTTCTATTGTGTCCTTCTCTACCTTATCACGCCTCTATATGCGTGGAAGACCATCCTTCTGAATGAGGCTTCGGTTTCTTTGGCGTTAATGGCTTTAGCGCTCTATGGTATTGCTTTCCTTTTGCATATTCCGACTTGGCGTGGAGCAATTCTGGCTGGGCTTGCCTGTGCAGGGGGGATCATGGTCGCTTGGTCTAACCTGACGTGGATATTGGGGCTTGGCTTGTATTATTGGGTGAATCGTCGTTCTGATCGGCCGATTCCGCGGAGGCGTATGCTTTTGACGGCTGCCATAACGCTGGTGGGGTTTCTTCCAGCGTTGGTCTGGCATTATCAGATGGGGCTTTTTAAGGAGCGGACGCTATTTTTCATTGAGATAGCTACTCGGCTTCATACTCAGTTTGAGTTAAGCCGATTGGTTGAGTTTTTCATTCGGCAATTTTGGCTTCTGGGGCCGGCGCTTAGCATGGCATTGATCTTGGCCATCGTTTTTATTCGGCGAGCGCATACAACACAGCATATAACAACTCTTCTGCTTTGTTTTAGCCTGCCGGGCTTTCTTTTGGCGATCTTCCGCTATGCGCTTGGCAACCCGCATCCGTATTGGGAGATGGTTTTTTATTATCCGACGATGATTGTGGCGGTGAGCGTCTGGGCGCATCTTACGCAAGGCAATCGGGTCTGGCGTTTTGTTCTGCTTGCGGTGCTTGTTGCGACGGCTTTTCAAAGTCTTTATGGGATAGTGGGACGTAAAGAGAATATCTTTGGGCCTATCGAAAGACGCTGTGTGGAGGTGCAGTCTTGGCAGGGTTTTGCGGATCAGATTCAACGGATTAACGAGCATATCGGGGCAACGTTTATCATCACGGATGATGCTTATGTGGCGGCCTCGCTGACGTTTTATCTTCGGGATGCTACGACGACTTATCTCACTCCAGAGCGTGCTCGGGAAAATCAATATCAGTTTTGGCCGAGTTTTGATGATCACGTTAATTACGATGCACTTTTAATTTTTACGCGGGATACGGGGCCATCTCCTGATCTTGCAGCACAATTTCGTTCTGTGGAGCCGCTGCCTCTCGAGGACGTTCCTGACACTTTTCCTCATACATGGCGTTATTTCATAGGTCGGGGTTTTAGCCAGACTGCGTATGCAGCAGATGAGGAGCGGGATACTTCTTCTAGGAAGAAGCATCGGCCTCATCCTAGCCATGATGAGCCTTTGCCGGCGGAATTTACGCCTGCTCCACCAGATAAGCCGCTAGATGATTTGCCTCCTCTTCTTCATGCGCCGGAGTCCTCGGGAGCTGCTACGTCCCGACAGTCGGAGTCGTTTAAGACAAGGAAAAAGGAGTGA
- a CDS encoding outer membrane lipoprotein-sorting protein encodes MNSSPSKNRAAACILALILGSTSLNGSPITHNHQTKISDRILHHFQLEPLVLTGRMKTAQDSHPLILVTRDNQLTYRFPKHNLFFRVEFTKKGNKLFVKQAADAPWKTLEKEQYLDRILNSDATYEDLTLNFIHWSQTVALGPDTIKTVPALKYEASAPPGEKSSYSRIRYWVEAASFALLRADALNDKGQVIKRLEVNGVIRLGNVVVIKELQISSMIPGRDLSASRTYIEFWDVKPAETG; translated from the coding sequence ATGAACTCAAGCCCATCGAAAAACCGCGCAGCAGCGTGCATATTGGCTCTAATTCTTGGATCTACCTCGCTGAATGGCAGCCCCATCACCCACAATCATCAGACCAAGATCTCCGATCGGATACTCCACCACTTTCAACTGGAACCGCTCGTATTAACAGGCCGAATGAAAACGGCACAAGACAGTCACCCCTTGATCTTAGTCACGCGTGATAATCAACTCACTTATCGCTTTCCAAAACATAACCTGTTTTTTCGCGTCGAATTCACAAAAAAAGGCAACAAACTCTTCGTAAAACAAGCTGCCGATGCGCCTTGGAAGACTTTAGAGAAAGAGCAATACCTTGACCGCATCCTCAATTCCGACGCCACCTATGAAGATCTCACGCTAAATTTCATACATTGGAGCCAGACCGTCGCTCTCGGCCCCGATACGATCAAGACCGTGCCCGCACTCAAATACGAAGCCTCTGCACCCCCAGGTGAAAAAAGCAGTTACTCTCGAATTCGCTATTGGGTCGAGGCCGCATCTTTTGCCCTCTTACGAGCCGATGCCTTGAATGACAAAGGGCAAGTGATAAAACGCCTCGAAGTTAATGGAGTAATACGCCTGGGAAACGTCGTAGTTATAAAAGAACTCCAAATTTCTTCCATGATACCAGGACGAGATCTATCCGCTTCTCGAACCTACATCGAGTTTTGGGATGTAAAGCCCGCAGAAACGGGATAA
- a CDS encoding CHASE2 domain-containing protein: protein MGLNPFERRLQLASTLGVIWALLISTASVAGIFDTFEDVVLDWGQTLHNATPYPDRDLALIAIEQVSTDRPWPWPRFEYALMTRALIDRAPHSIVFEVLFNDDDARSSAFDDTFLSYVHRIPKRVFAGAVLRSPDPDPLPEGLTSINVKGERAALPTFGSLLWPLTHLIRDSQAGPRNILPSVNQPLRRIPLIFNVDGTITPSLALQAAAIKIGADPNLTRVVLAQHIELVHSNGKVLRTIPIDKEGCMRLRFYPKQERFLTINFDDFLVMADQAERGTQPSIDLNLLRKRQIWISCTDRSVSRPILTVVGLRPPVEIHMQAVKMILDNNFTRFWHPVLIFLCFIAFSIFFSRIFVEWGMSPGMALLLVVGLVWGELHMLLYQWLNLAFPLVAFGVLLVGLVAMGLAARLWQFEDEPSPKLLLEFSTVPTRAIAQLPAPAQARVEREFQRHDTLRVSR, encoded by the coding sequence ATGGGCTTAAATCCATTTGAACGCCGCCTTCAACTTGCCTCTACGTTGGGTGTGATTTGGGCACTATTGATCTCTACCGCCTCTGTCGCGGGAATATTCGATACCTTTGAGGACGTCGTGCTAGACTGGGGCCAGACATTGCACAACGCCACACCCTACCCGGATCGAGATCTGGCGCTGATCGCCATCGAGCAGGTCTCAACTGACCGGCCGTGGCCTTGGCCGCGATTTGAATATGCCTTGATGACTCGCGCCCTCATTGATCGTGCACCCCACAGTATTGTTTTTGAAGTGTTGTTCAACGATGATGACGCACGCTCTAGTGCCTTCGACGACACCTTCCTGAGCTACGTTCATCGCATTCCTAAGCGCGTATTTGCAGGCGCTGTGCTTCGGAGCCCTGATCCCGATCCGTTGCCTGAGGGGCTTACTTCAATCAATGTCAAAGGCGAACGAGCTGCACTGCCTACTTTTGGTTCCTTACTTTGGCCTCTTACTCATCTCATCCGAGACTCACAGGCTGGCCCGCGAAATATCCTGCCATCCGTAAATCAGCCTTTGCGCCGTATCCCTTTGATCTTTAACGTTGATGGCACAATCACTCCTTCGCTGGCTTTACAAGCAGCAGCGATTAAGATCGGCGCTGATCCTAATTTGACGCGCGTCGTGCTCGCTCAGCATATCGAGCTGGTTCATTCAAACGGAAAAGTCCTACGGACTATTCCGATTGATAAAGAGGGTTGCATGCGTTTGCGCTTTTATCCAAAACAAGAGCGCTTCTTGACGATCAATTTTGATGATTTTTTGGTGATGGCAGATCAAGCCGAGCGAGGCACTCAACCCTCAATCGATCTCAACCTTCTGCGAAAACGTCAGATATGGATCAGTTGCACGGATCGTTCGGTCAGCCGTCCGATCTTGACCGTTGTCGGACTACGTCCTCCGGTCGAGATACACATGCAAGCTGTAAAAATGATTTTGGATAATAATTTCACCCGATTTTGGCATCCGGTGTTGATTTTTTTGTGTTTTATCGCTTTCAGCATCTTTTTTAGCCGCATTTTTGTAGAGTGGGGAATGAGCCCGGGAATGGCTTTACTACTTGTAGTCGGCCTAGTCTGGGGCGAGCTTCACATGCTGCTGTATCAGTGGCTAAATCTTGCTTTTCCCTTGGTGGCTTTTGGGGTCTTACTTGTCGGCCTGGTGGCTATGGGTCTTGCTGCGCGCCTCTGGCAATTCGAAGATGAGCCGAGTCCAAAGTTGTTACTTGAGTTTTCTACCGTCCCGACACGCGCTATTGCTCAACTCCCGGCTCCAGCTCAAGCTCGTGTGGAGCGAGAATTTCAGCGGCACGATACTTTGCGGGTCTCGCGGTAA
- a CDS encoding ABC transporter ATP-binding protein, producing MLRVQNVHKNYGTPQNPVPALRGVSFELAEGEFCSIVGPSGSGKSTLLHCIGGLETFDLGEIYCGDYALHDISESRLTRYRRSQVGFIFQFFHLIPTLTVLENIELPARLNRMRGSTVRKRAQALLEEVGIANRKYHKPHQLSGGEQQRAAIARALIHSPPLVLADEPTGNLDSASGQQVLDLLLRLQKAHKLTLLMVTHNPATASLAQRRIKITDGIAQEIR from the coding sequence ATGCTCCGCGTTCAAAACGTCCATAAAAACTATGGCACTCCTCAAAATCCAGTGCCAGCACTGCGCGGAGTAAGTTTCGAGCTAGCCGAAGGAGAGTTTTGCTCGATTGTAGGCCCGAGCGGCTCAGGAAAATCTACCTTGCTGCATTGCATTGGAGGACTAGAGACATTTGATCTCGGAGAAATTTATTGCGGTGACTATGCGCTGCACGATATTTCCGAATCACGTCTGACGCGTTATCGCCGCAGCCAAGTAGGATTTATATTTCAATTTTTTCATCTCATCCCGACGTTGACTGTGCTCGAAAATATCGAGCTTCCGGCACGTCTCAATCGAATGCGGGGCTCAACCGTTCGTAAACGAGCCCAAGCACTGCTTGAAGAAGTGGGCATTGCAAACCGAAAATACCACAAGCCTCATCAACTTTCCGGTGGCGAACAGCAGCGAGCCGCTATTGCTCGCGCACTGATCCACTCACCACCACTCGTTTTGGCCGATGAACCAACGGGCAACCTCGATTCGGCCTCAGGTCAACAAGTTCTGGATTTACTCCTAAGACTTCAAAAGGCTCACAAGCTCACGTTGCTAATGGTGACGCACAATCCAGCCACAGCGTCGTTGGCTCAGCGTCGAATAAAGATTACAGACGGGATTGCGCAAGAAATACGCTAG
- the pyrF gene encoding orotidine-5'-phosphate decarboxylase, with translation MQALSPEKIIVALDTSTPLQAAFWLDALVPPLTHAKIGLELFTACGPSIFDRLARPNLHFFLDLKLHDIPTTVARTIQTLAQHPIKFLTLHASGGLSMLQAAKEATAGTSIRLLAVTVLTSIDEATCQQIYPGTSTTQDQVLRLAELAQKAGLDGLVCSPLEIQALRARFDRTFILVTPGIRASAHEKSTIDDQSRTMPARKALEAGADYLVVGRPLTRAESPRDALAKMLQEP, from the coding sequence ATGCAGGCTCTATCGCCAGAAAAAATCATCGTGGCACTCGACACATCAACACCTTTACAAGCAGCCTTCTGGCTCGATGCACTCGTTCCTCCCTTAACTCACGCAAAAATCGGGCTAGAACTCTTCACTGCCTGTGGGCCATCAATCTTCGATCGACTCGCGCGCCCCAACCTACACTTCTTTCTCGACCTCAAACTCCATGACATCCCGACTACGGTAGCACGCACAATTCAGACCCTCGCACAACACCCGATCAAATTCTTAACCCTCCACGCCTCAGGCGGACTATCCATGCTCCAAGCCGCTAAAGAAGCAACAGCCGGCACATCCATACGACTCCTTGCTGTGACAGTCTTAACAAGCATAGACGAAGCGACATGCCAGCAGATCTACCCAGGAACCAGCACCACACAAGATCAGGTGTTACGTTTAGCCGAGCTCGCCCAAAAAGCCGGCTTAGACGGACTAGTATGTTCACCACTCGAAATCCAAGCTTTGCGGGCCAGATTTGATCGGACGTTTATCCTAGTAACGCCAGGCATTCGCGCTTCAGCTCACGAAAAATCGACCATCGATGATCAAAGCCGCACTATGCCAGCACGAAAAGCGCTCGAGGCAGGCGCTGATTACCTCGTAGTCGGCCGACCACTCACCCGAGCAGAATCACCCCGCGATGCGCTTGCGAAGATGCTCCAGGAGCCCTAG
- a CDS encoding C4-type zinc ribbon domain-containing protein, which produces MIHPQIKLLLILQEHDLAILRLEKELHRLPAEEAAIETRLKQQTQTLEKLRSDLRSKESECRQIELEVRSLQQQIQRYQIQQLQTRNNAEYQALTHEIEHAQKKIAELEDKELELLEAIEQCKQAVREEKQRVITYEKEAELARQNFQKKMANAQNMLEKEKELRNQSESAVNADVLALYRRILQSKKDIAVVPLRHQTCSGCHMKVVPQTAIDVRAAKKLVTCENCGRLLFDPE; this is translated from the coding sequence ATGATCCACCCCCAAATCAAACTGTTACTCATTTTGCAGGAGCACGACCTAGCCATTCTCCGCCTTGAAAAGGAACTCCACCGCCTGCCCGCTGAAGAAGCCGCAATAGAAACACGTCTTAAACAACAAACCCAGACTCTAGAAAAACTGCGCTCCGACCTGCGCTCCAAAGAATCTGAATGCAGACAGATCGAACTCGAAGTTCGCTCCCTACAACAACAAATTCAACGCTACCAAATTCAGCAACTCCAAACCCGAAACAATGCCGAATACCAAGCCTTGACCCATGAAATTGAGCACGCCCAGAAAAAAATCGCTGAGCTTGAAGATAAAGAACTCGAGCTCCTAGAGGCAATCGAGCAGTGCAAACAAGCCGTCCGAGAAGAAAAACAGCGCGTGATAACCTACGAAAAGGAGGCCGAACTCGCGCGGCAAAATTTCCAAAAAAAGATGGCCAACGCCCAAAACATGCTCGAAAAAGAAAAAGAACTGCGCAACCAATCAGAAAGCGCAGTAAACGCAGATGTCCTCGCCTTATATCGCCGCATACTACAAAGCAAAAAAGACATCGCAGTCGTCCCCCTACGCCATCAGACATGCTCCGGATGCCACATGAAAGTAGTCCCTCAGACGGCCATCGATGTGCGCGCTGCGAAAAAGCTCGTCACCTGTGAGAATTGCGGGCGACTCCTCTTTGATCCCGAGTAA
- a CDS encoding riboflavin synthase, with protein MFTGLITHTTRLHHRETQNGHTRLHLEPLEITPPPQIGESIAVDGCCLTLVACEPHWQFDLLEETLRCTRFAHIAKGALVNIERPLRVGDFLGGHFLTGHIDRAAKVLTWEPSPQVGSDPSRVNYHLEIEILPHEQPLLVEKGSIAINGISLTIASVHTHSISIYIIPHTRHTTNLREYTAGQYVNVEFDLLAKLVRKNLNSHLNLSPLP; from the coding sequence ATGTTCACCGGCCTTATCACCCACACCACACGCCTCCACCATCGAGAAACACAAAACGGCCACACCCGACTCCACCTTGAGCCATTGGAGATCACACCACCTCCTCAGATCGGAGAAAGCATCGCCGTAGATGGCTGTTGCCTCACCCTTGTCGCTTGTGAACCTCACTGGCAGTTTGACCTCCTCGAGGAGACCCTCCGCTGCACGCGCTTTGCACACATCGCAAAAGGAGCGCTCGTCAATATCGAACGCCCCCTTCGCGTGGGCGATTTCCTCGGAGGCCATTTCCTCACCGGTCACATCGATCGCGCAGCAAAAGTTCTAACCTGGGAACCGAGCCCTCAAGTCGGAAGCGATCCGTCCCGTGTAAATTACCACCTCGAAATCGAAATCCTTCCTCATGAGCAGCCTTTGTTGGTCGAAAAAGGCTCCATAGCGATCAACGGCATCAGCCTCACCATCGCCTCCGTCCACACGCACTCAATCTCGATCTACATCATCCCCCATACCCGCCATACAACAAACCTTCGAGAATACACCGCTGGCCAATACGTCAACGTCGAGTTCGATCTCCTCGCCAAGCTCGTCCGAAAAAACCTAAACTCGCACCTCAACCTCTCCCCCTTGCCATGA
- a CDS encoding SDR family oxidoreductase produces MTKKIILITGAAKGLGAALARHLANSGYLVAVHYRTSRHEASALIRQIQSTGGLAQAFQADLSIQREAEALLHSIHNTFGDEASLFALINNAGTYHDKNLYNLTETEWLSGLHSTATATFHTIRAALPYLRKTERARIINIGDSGCDRPTARDLAISYHIGKVGVYMLTRSFARTEARYGITVNLISPGWLENSINLPPPSTIPAGRYGTFQDVASAVDFLLSPTSQYLTGSNLILSGGWNLR; encoded by the coding sequence ATGACTAAAAAAATTATCTTGATAACAGGGGCCGCCAAAGGCCTCGGCGCCGCACTCGCCCGACACCTTGCCAATTCAGGTTATCTCGTAGCCGTTCACTACCGCACAAGCCGACACGAAGCCTCTGCCCTCATCCGACAAATCCAATCCACCGGCGGACTAGCCCAAGCCTTTCAAGCCGATCTTTCTATCCAACGCGAAGCCGAAGCCCTCCTACACTCAATCCACAATACTTTCGGAGACGAAGCTTCCCTCTTCGCCCTCATCAACAACGCCGGCACCTACCACGACAAAAACCTCTACAACCTCACCGAAACAGAATGGCTAAGCGGCCTACATAGCACCGCCACAGCCACATTTCACACCATTCGCGCCGCGCTCCCCTATCTCAGAAAAACGGAACGCGCCCGCATCATCAACATCGGCGACTCCGGCTGCGATCGCCCCACCGCCCGCGACCTCGCCATCAGCTATCATATCGGAAAAGTCGGCGTCTACATGTTGACGCGCTCATTCGCCCGCACCGAAGCTCGATACGGCATCACCGTCAATCTCATCTCCCCCGGCTGGCTCGAAAACAGCATCAATCTTCCCCCTCCCTCCACCATCCCCGCCGGCCGCTACGGCACATTTCAAGACGTAGCCTCTGCCGTAGATTTCCTCCTCTCCCCCACCAGTCAATACCTCACAGGCTCTAACCTAATCCTAAGCGGCGGTTGGAACCTCAGATAG
- a CDS encoding TVP38/TMEM64 family protein produces MGIWIERWREWTLELLVWIEGMGWVGWLVFWVLFVVSCILWLPGSLWTVAAGAIYGVVGGVALILICSVSGSIATLWMGRYGVRPWVERMCGRDVRFQGLIEGIEREGVWIVFLARLSPILPSSVMNYGLGLTKLKVLPFAIASGLGALPSIVVYVYLGSVMGELLNVNLSQGKGGAAVGWLHGVGLLAAMVVTWRIAHIARDALKMRVGKG; encoded by the coding sequence ATGGGTATCTGGATTGAACGCTGGCGAGAATGGACTTTGGAGTTATTGGTTTGGATTGAGGGGATGGGGTGGGTGGGGTGGCTGGTGTTTTGGGTTTTATTTGTGGTAAGTTGTATTTTGTGGTTGCCGGGATCTCTGTGGACAGTGGCAGCAGGGGCGATCTATGGGGTGGTGGGAGGCGTGGCGTTGATTTTGATATGCTCTGTGAGTGGCTCTATCGCTACTTTGTGGATGGGGAGATACGGTGTGCGGCCTTGGGTGGAGAGGATGTGTGGACGAGATGTGCGTTTCCAAGGTTTAATAGAGGGGATCGAGAGGGAGGGGGTGTGGATCGTATTTTTGGCGCGGCTTTCGCCTATCTTGCCTTCAAGTGTGATGAATTATGGATTGGGATTGACGAAGCTTAAGGTGCTTCCGTTTGCAATAGCGAGTGGATTAGGTGCGTTGCCTTCGATAGTGGTGTATGTGTATCTGGGAAGCGTTATGGGTGAGCTGTTGAATGTGAATCTGAGCCAGGGGAAGGGAGGCGCGGCAGTGGGGTGGTTGCACGGGGTGGGGTTGTTGGCGGCTATGGTGGTGACGTGGCGGATTGCGCATATTGCTCGGGATGCGCTTAAAATGAGGGTCGGGAAGGGGTAG